One segment of Dolichospermum sp. DET69 DNA contains the following:
- a CDS encoding DNA double-strand break repair nuclease NurA, producing the protein MLNLTKISKQMQGFSQHLTSEVAASHQRLELAQQYLKTAIECQEELVKRQEEWRHRIIFANATPIEPLDTCITIPVPPKVHTVISTDGSQISPNHHEIAYCYLLNIGRVVLHYGQNLHPVLDSIPEVFYRPEDLYISRQWGIRTDEWMGFRRTASEATVLAELACSTKTEAPTLAMIDGSLIYWFLDQLPMEARDLILPPVLESWQQLRQAQIPIMGYLSASRSIDATNFLRFLACPHPVPDCITHCPNQLEYVPCKKFDTLRDTALWTTQLQPGQRGPLWRSNARILELYDDQIIYFCYVHVGTEIARIEVPAWVVENSTMFDQALGLMLAQVHKGYGYPVAIAEAHNQAVVRGADRTRFFALLERQMIKAGIKNVGISNKEARKRGSIA; encoded by the coding sequence ATGCTCAATTTAACAAAAATATCTAAACAAATGCAAGGTTTTAGTCAACATTTAACCTCAGAAGTGGCAGCAAGTCATCAGCGGTTGGAATTGGCACAACAATATTTAAAAACGGCTATTGAATGTCAAGAGGAGTTAGTTAAACGGCAAGAAGAATGGCGACATCGGATTATTTTTGCTAATGCTACACCCATTGAACCTCTCGACACCTGTATTACTATTCCTGTTCCCCCCAAAGTTCATACTGTCATTTCAACAGATGGTTCGCAAATCTCCCCCAATCATCACGAAATCGCCTATTGTTATTTACTAAATATCGGTAGAGTTGTTTTACACTATGGTCAAAATCTTCACCCTGTTCTCGATAGTATACCGGAGGTATTTTATCGCCCTGAAGATTTATATATATCCCGTCAGTGGGGAATTAGAACAGACGAATGGATGGGTTTTCGGCGTACCGCTTCTGAGGCTACAGTATTAGCAGAATTGGCTTGTAGTACGAAGACAGAAGCCCCGACTTTAGCGATGATAGATGGTTCGTTAATATACTGGTTTTTAGATCAGTTACCGATGGAGGCCAGGGATCTCATTTTACCCCCCGTTTTAGAATCTTGGCAACAACTCCGGCAGGCACAAATTCCCATAATGGGTTATCTTAGTGCCTCTCGTAGCATAGATGCTACCAATTTTTTACGCTTTTTAGCTTGTCCTCATCCCGTTCCCGACTGTATCACTCATTGTCCCAATCAACTAGAATACGTGCCTTGTAAAAAATTTGATACATTGCGAGATACGGCATTATGGACAACCCAACTCCAACCCGGACAGCGTGGACCACTATGGCGAAGTAATGCGCGGATTTTAGAATTGTACGACGATCAAATTATTTATTTTTGTTACGTTCATGTCGGTACAGAAATAGCCCGCATTGAAGTTCCCGCTTGGGTTGTGGAGAATTCAACCATGTTTGATCAAGCACTAGGGTTAATGCTGGCACAGGTACATAAAGGATATGGTTATCCTGTGGCCATTGCGGAAGCCCACAATCAGGCTGTAGTCAGAGGTGCTGATAGAACTCGTTTCTTTGCCCTTTTAGAACGACAAATGATTAAAGCCGGGATAAAAAATGTTGGTATTTCCAACAAAGAAGCCAGAAAACGGGGTAGCATCGCTTAA
- the dacB gene encoding D-alanyl-D-alanine carboxypeptidase/D-alanyl-D-alanine-endopeptidase: MSKKNYFSLILLFISINISSIQKIAQAQTPVAQVNTTKQICPAQLPSAINTIINSPQFSRVRWGILVKKLSSAETLYSQDANKYFIPASNIKLFTTAAALQQLGADFRIRTSIYDDGNGVLRVVGRGDPSFKNTQLTILSKQLYQQGIRQINQLIADDSYFQGEVVNSSWQWEDIQADYGAPINSLILNENAAILTFSPQTVGQPLKIKWTEPTEAYRWKIENNSLTTPANEPGFVEVNRDLKGQILRIKGNLPVDSQPDITGLAVFDPIANFIRQFRQNLTKEGITVKETVNSHLSRNDKEIAAVESPPLSELLIETNVNSNNLYAEALLRSLAIKKPKERNQNTADVGLQMLRESLTQIGVEPEGYVIVDGSGLSRKNLTTPVALVQLLQGISKSPQAETFRASLAISGVKGTLKNRFLNTAAAGIVQGKTGSMTGISALSGYINVHNYEPLVFSIMVNQSEQPGKVMRTAIDEIVVLLANLKRC, from the coding sequence ATGTCAAAAAAAAATTATTTCAGCTTGATATTACTATTTATTTCTATTAATATTAGTAGTATTCAGAAAATAGCCCAAGCACAAACACCAGTTGCCCAAGTTAATACTACTAAACAAATTTGTCCTGCTCAATTACCGTCAGCAATCAATACTATTATTAATAGTCCTCAATTTAGTCGAGTTCGTTGGGGTATTTTAGTTAAAAAATTATCATCAGCAGAAACTCTTTATAGCCAAGATGCTAATAAATACTTTATTCCTGCTTCTAATATAAAGCTGTTTACTACCGCAGCAGCATTACAACAATTAGGAGCAGATTTTCGGATTCGTACTTCCATTTATGATGATGGTAATGGTGTTTTGCGTGTGGTGGGAAGGGGAGATCCTAGTTTCAAAAACACTCAATTAACAATATTATCAAAACAATTATATCAACAAGGAATTCGGCAAATTAATCAATTAATTGCTGATGATAGTTACTTTCAAGGTGAAGTAGTTAATTCTAGTTGGCAATGGGAAGATATACAAGCTGATTATGGCGCACCAATTAATAGTTTAATTCTCAATGAAAATGCTGCTATATTAACTTTTTCACCCCAAACTGTCGGACAACCATTAAAAATAAAATGGACTGAACCAACAGAAGCATATAGATGGAAAATTGAAAATAATTCCCTAACTACTCCAGCAAATGAACCTGGTTTTGTTGAAGTAAATCGTGACTTAAAAGGACAGATTCTGAGAATTAAGGGAAATTTACCTGTAGATTCTCAACCAGATATTACAGGTTTAGCTGTATTTGATCCAATTGCTAATTTTATCAGACAATTTCGTCAGAATTTGACTAAAGAGGGAATTACTGTTAAAGAAACTGTGAACAGTCATCTTAGTAGAAATGATAAAGAAATAGCCGCAGTAGAATCACCACCTTTATCTGAATTATTAATAGAGACAAATGTGAATAGTAATAATTTATATGCTGAAGCTTTATTAAGAAGTTTAGCTATTAAAAAACCAAAAGAAAGAAATCAAAATACTGCTGATGTTGGATTACAAATGCTGAGAGAAAGTTTAACTCAAATAGGAGTTGAACCAGAAGGTTATGTAATTGTAGATGGTTCTGGTTTATCTCGGAAAAATTTAACGACTCCAGTAGCTTTAGTACAACTTTTACAAGGAATATCCAAATCACCTCAAGCAGAAACTTTTCGTGCTTCCTTAGCTATCTCAGGTGTCAAAGGGACGCTAAAAAATCGGTTTCTGAATACTGCCGCTGCGGGAATTGTACAAGGAAAAACAGGTTCAATGACAGGAATCTCCGCCCTTTCTGGGTATATAAATGTACATAACTATGAGCCATTAGTTTTTAGTATTATGGTGAATCAATCTGAACAACCTGGTAAAGTTATGAGAACAGCAATAGATGAAATTGTGGTTTTATTAGCTAATTTAAAGCGGTGTTAA